Proteins from a genomic interval of Musa acuminata AAA Group cultivar baxijiao chromosome BXJ1-9, Cavendish_Baxijiao_AAA, whole genome shotgun sequence:
- the LOC135594229 gene encoding endo-1,4-beta-xylanase 1-like — translation MADCAIHQSLSEVSGVRLHDGDENIILNPNFDDGLDNWSGRGGCKILLHESMDDGKILPLDGGKYFASATERTQSWNGIQQDITGRVQRKLAYEVTATVRIFGKATTTAEVRATLYVQTPNGRDQYIGIGKLQASDKDWVQLQGKFLINGVASKAVIFIEGPPVDTDILLNSLVVKHAEKSSPSTPPDFENVLYGVNVIQNSNLVDDSDGLSGWFPLGPCKLSVANNGAPRVLPSMASDSLGTHEPLNGRYILVTDRTQTWMGPAQTITDKLRLHVTYQVSAWVRLGPQRNGPQNVNVALGVDSQWVNGGQVEINDQRWYEIGGSFRIETQPSRVMVYVQGPSSGVDLMVAGLQIFPVDRKARFKHLKKLTDKVRKRDVVLKISGSDGDSTPLGSFVKVRQMKNSFPFGSCVMRTNIDNEDFVDFFVKNFNWAVFGNELKWYWTEPQQGTLNYADADELLDLCKKNGMEARGHCIFWEVENAVQSWVRSLNTNDLTTAVQNRLNGLLTRYKDQFSHYDVNNEMLHGSFYQDRLGKDIRANMFKTANQLDPAAALFVNDYNVESAADIRATPDSYIEQILGLQDQGAPVGGIGLQGHVSTPVGPVISSALDKLGILGLPIWFTEVDVSAANEYVRADDLEVMLREAYAHPAVEGIMLWGFWELFMSRDNAHLVNAEGDLNEAGRRYLKLMQEWLSHGHGKLDEQGEFKFRGFHGTYSIEIITLTKKISQTFTVEKGDSPLVVNISL, via the exons ATGGCCGATTGCGCTATTCACCAGTCTCTTTCTGAG GTGTCGGGTGTAAGATTGCATGATGGAGACGAGAACATCATACTTAACCCTAACTTCGACGATGGGCTCGACAACTGGTCCGGCAGGGGAGGATGCAAAATCCTACTTCATGAATCCATGGACGACGGGAAGATACTTCCACTCGACGGCGGGAAGTACTTCGCTTCCGCAACTGAACGCACTCAGAGCTGGAATGGGATTCAGCAGGATATCACCGGCAGGGTGCAGAGGAAGCTCGCTTATGAGGTCACTGCCACTGTTAGGATCTTCGGCAAAGCTACGACGACCGCCGAAGTCAGGGCAACTCTCTATGTTCAAACACCGAATGGTCGTGACCAATACATCGGTATCGGCAA GTTGCAGGCTTCCGATAAGGATTGGGTGCAATTGCAAGGCAAGTTTCTCATAAATGGTGTGGCTTCCAAGGCTGTCATATTCATTGAAGGGCCGCCCGTGGACACGGATATCCTTCTGAACAGCTTGGTAGTCAAACATGCAGAGAAGAGCTCTCCATCGACTCCTCCAGATTTCGAG AACGTTCTTTACGGAGTGAACGTAATCCAGAACAGCAATCTTGTCGACGATTCTGATGGCTTAAGTGGGTGGTTTCCTCTCGGCCCCTGTAAGCTGAGCGTCGCCAACAACGGCGCGCCTCGCGTGCTGCCGTCCATGGCGAGTGACTCACTCGGGACGCACGAACCTTTAAATGGCCGCTACATTCTCGTCACCGACCGCACGCAGACATGGATGGGTCCTGCTCAGACGATCACCGACAAGCTTCGGTTGCATGTGACGTATCAGGTATCTGCTTGGGTTCGCCTCGGCCCTCAGAGGAATGGCCCTCAAAACGTCAACGTCGCTCTCGGCGTAGATAGCCAGTGGGTAAACGGAGGTCAGGTTGAGATTAATGATCAGAGATGGTACGAGATTGGTGGATCATTCAGGATCGAGACGCAGCCATCGAGAGTCATGGTTTACGTTCAAGGCCCTTCTTCTGGAGTTGATCTCATGGTCGCAGGGCTTCAGATTTTTCCTGTCGACAGGAAAGCAAGATTCAAGCATCTCAAGAAACTTACTGACAAG GTACGAAAACGAGACGTGGTTCTCAAGATTTCAGGCTCGGATGGTGATAGCACTCCGCTTGGGTCGTTCGTGAAGGTTCGGCAGATGAAGAACAGCTTCCCCTTCGGCTCATGCGTCATGCGCACAAACATTGACAACGAAGACTTCGTGGACTTCTTCGTCAAGAACTTCAACTGGGCAGTGTTCGGGAACGAGCTGAAGTGGTACTGGACGGAGCCGCAGCAAGGGACCTTGAACTATGCCGACGCCGACGAGCTCTTGGATCTGTGTAAGAAGAACGGCATGGAGGCAAGAGGACACTGCATCTTCTGGGAAGTGGAAAACGCTGTGCAGAGCTGGGTTCGATCCCTGAACACGAACGACCTGACGACGGCGGTGCAGAATCGTCTCAATGGTCTTCTCACGAGGTATAAAGATCAGTTCAGCCACTACGACGTCAACAACGAGATGCTCCATGGTTCCTTCTATCAAGATAGGCTGGGAAAGGACATAAGAGCCAACATGTTCAAGACTGCCAACCAGTTGGATCCCGCTGCTGCACTGTTCGTGAATGACTACAATGTGGAGAGCGCCGCTGATATCCGAGCAACCCCTGACTCGTACATCGAGCAAATACTTGGCCTGCAAGACCAAGGTGCACCGGTTGGAGGAATTGGACTCCAAGGACATGTGAGTACCCCAGTAGGGCCTGTGATATCCTCTGCACTCGATAAGCTGGGCATTCTTGGCCTTCCCATCTGGTTCACCGAGGTAGATGTGTCGGCGGCCAACGAGTACGTTCGAGCTGACGACTTGGAGGTGATGCTCCGGGAAGCGTACGCCCACCCGGCGGTGGAGGGCATCATGCTCTGGGGTTTCTGGGAGCTGTTCATGAGCCGAGACAATGCGCACTTGGTGAACGCTGAAGGTGACCTTAATGAAGCAGGACGGAGGTACCTGAAACTTATGCAGGAGTGGCTGTCGCATGGTCATGGGAAACTTGATGAACAAGGTGAGTTCAAGTTCAGAGGCTTTCATGGCACTTACAGCATTGAGATCATTACTCTCACGAAGAAGATCTCTCAGACCTTCACTGTTGAAAAGGGTGATTCTCCGCTAGTTGTCAACATAAGTTTATAG
- the LOC135594497 gene encoding aspartic proteinase nepenthesin-1-like — MATSVLLLLIALLLHKPLVLVATPGFRVELTHVDSARPFAFTERFHRAVRRSWHRREVLDAKMSCSLSGIAASVEWGDGEYLIDLAIGTPILPITAVLDTGSDLTWTQCGPCFECLPQPSPYYDPSNSSTFAVLPCPCPSCTGIPTRCTLRRCHYNATYEDGTISLGFLATEALTFGRNTSVAGFTFGCSTRNTGSLSNSTGIVGMGRGPLSLPSQLHPSKFSYCLTPFNSSTTGHLFLGSMADLGGGFVHSTPIVLSPNNYSSSSFYYLSLLGISVGHTLLPIPNSTFQLKADGSGGLIVDSGSSVTSLEEAGYDILRKELISLVHLPVANQTSTDLDLCFSLPPGSSSPPAMPDMIFHFDGADMTIPPPNYMHCDFEQGLFCLVITGTTGMSVLGNYQQQNLHVLFDLDADVLSFVPAMCDGL; from the coding sequence ATGGCAACCAGCGTGCTACTTTTGCTAATTGCTCTTCTCTTGCATAAGCCCCTTGTCTTGGTTGCGACCCCGGGGTTTCGAGTCGAACTCACTCATGTCGATTCAGCTCGACCGTTCGCTTTCACCGAGCGCTTCCACCGCGCCGTCCGGCGGAGCTGGCACCGGAGGGAGGTCCTGGACGCCAAGATGAGTTGCTCCCTGAGCGGCATCGCTGCCTCCGTCGAGTGGGGAGACGGAGAGTACCTGATCGACCTTGCCATCGGCACCCCGATTCTCCCCATCACCGCCGTCCTCGACACCGGCAGCGATCTCACTTGGACGCAGTGCGGGCCGTGCTTCGAGTGCTTGCCGCAGCCCAGCCCCTACTACGATCCCTCCAACTCCTCCACCTTCGCCGTGCTCCCGTGCCCCTGCCCCTCCTGCACCGGGATCCCAACCAGGTGCACCCTGCGGCGGTGCCATTACAACGCGACCTACGAGGACGGAACCATCAGCCTAGGCTTCCTCGCGACCGAGGCGCTCACCTTCGGTCGCAACACGTCGGTCGCCGGCTTCACTTTCGGGTGCAGTACAAGAAACACCGGCTCGCTGTCGAACTCCACCGGCATCGTCGGCATGGGGCGAGGGCCGCTGTCGCTGCCATCTCAGCTGCACCCTAGCAAGTTCTCTTACTGCCTCACTCCTTTCAACAGCTCCACCACCGGCCATCTCTTCCTTGGTTCCATGGCTGACCTGGGAGGTGGCTTCGTTCACAGCACACCTATAGTGTTAAGCCCTAACAATTACTCCTCCAGCTCTTTCTACTACCTCTCCTTACTGGGGATATCGGTCGGCCACACCCTCCTTCCCATCCCAAACTCAACGTTTCAGCTAAAAGCGGATGGGTCCGGCGGTCTCATCGTCGATTCAGGCAGCTCCGTAACTTCTTTGGAGGAGGCCGGGTATGACATCCTGAGGAAAGAGCTAATCTCGCTAGTGCATCTGCCGGTGGCGAATCAGACATCGACGGACCTTGATCTCTGCTTCTCGTTGCCGCCGGGATCGAGCTCCCCTCCTGCCATGCCGGACATGATATTCCACTTCGACGGTGCTGATATGACTATTCCTCCACCAAACTACATGCATTGCGACTTCGAGCAGGGATTGTTTTGCTTGGTGATCACAGGCACGACTGGGATGTCGGTCTTGGGCAACTACCAGCAGCAGAACCTGCACGTCCTCTTTGATCTTGACGCCGACGTGCTGTCGTTCGTTCCGGCGATGTGTGATGGACTCTGA
- the LOC103997504 gene encoding aspartic proteinase nepenthesin-1-like: MATTVLLLLIALLLHEPLASVASPGFRVGLTHVDSARPFAFTERFHRAVRRSWHRREVLESKMSRSRSGIAASVEWGDGEYLIDLAIGTPMLPITAILDTGSYLIWTQCGRCPDCLPQPSPYYDPSDSSTFAVLPCPSPSCAGIPTWCILRQCHYNATYGDGTISLGLLATEVLTFGGNTSVAGLTFGCGTNNTGSLSNSTGIVGMGRGPLSLPSQLHPCKFSYCLTPFNSSTTSHLFLGSMADLGGGFVHRTPIVLSPNNYPSSSFYYLSLLGISVGHTLLPIPNSTFLLKADGSGGLIVDSGSSVTSLEEAGYDILRKELISLVHLPVANQTSTGLDLCFSLSPGSSSPPAMPDMIFHFDGADMTIPPSNYMYSDFEQGLFCLVITRTTGMSVLGNYQQQNLHVLFDLDADVLSFVPAMCDGL, translated from the coding sequence ATGGCAACCACCGTGCTACTTTTGCTAATTGCTCTTCTCTTGCACGAGCCGCTTGCCTCGGTTGCGTCCCCGGGGTTTCGAGTCGGCCTCACCCATGTGGATTCAGCCCGACCGTTCGCTTTCACCGAGCGCTTCCACCGCGCCGTCCGGCGGAGCTGGCACCGGAGGGAGGTCCTGGAATCCAAGATGAGTCGCTCCCGGAGCGGCATCGCTGCCTCCGTCGAGTGGGGAGACGGAGAGTACCTGATCGACCTTGCCATCGGCACCCCGATGCTCCCCATCACCGCCATCCTCGACACCGGCAGCTACCTCATTTGGACGCAGTGCGGGCGGTGCCCCGACTGCTTGCCGCAGCCCAGCCCGTACTACGATCCCTCCGACTCCTCCACCTTCGCCGTGCTCCCGTGCCCCAGCCCCTCCTGCGCCGGGATACCAACCTGGTGCATCCTGCGGCAGTGCCATTACAACGCGACCTACGGGGACGGAACCATCAGCCTAGGCCTCCTCGCGACCGAGGTGCTCACCTTCGGCGGCAACACGTCGGTCGCCGGCCTCACTTTCGGGTGCGGTACAAACAACACCGGCTCGCTGTCGAACTCCACCGGCATCGTCGGCATGGGGCGAGGGCCGCTGTCGCTGCCATCTCAGCTGCACCCTTGCAAGTTCTCTTACTGCCTCACTCCTTTCAACAGCTCCACCACCAGCCATCTCTTCCTTGGTTCCATGGCCGACCTGGGAGGTGGCTTCGTTCACAGAACACCTATAGTGTTAAGCCCTAACAATTACCCCTCCAGCTCTTTCTACTACCTCTCCTTACTGGGGATATCGGTCGGCCACACCCTCCTTCCCATCCCAAACTCAACGTTTCTACTAAAAGCGGATGGGTCCGGCGGTCTCATCGTCGATTCAGGCAGCTCCGTAACTTCTTTGGAGGAGGCCGGGTATGACATCCTCAGGAAAGAGCTCATCTCGCTAGTGCATCTACCCGTGGCGAATCAGACATCCACGGGCCTTGATCTCTGCTTCTCGTTGTCGCCGGGATCGAGCTCCCCTCCTGCCATGCCGGACATGATATTCCACTTCGACGGTGCTGATATGACTATTCCTCCATCAAACTACATGTATTCCGACTTCGAGCAGGGATTGTTTTGCTTGGTGATCACACGCACGACTGGGATGTCGGTCCTGGGCAACTACCAGCAGCAGAACCTGCACGTCCTCTTTGATCTTGACGCCGACGTGCTGTCCTTCGTTCCGGCGATGTGCGATGGACTCTGA